A window of Fragaria vesca subsp. vesca linkage group LG7, FraVesHawaii_1.0, whole genome shotgun sequence contains these coding sequences:
- the LOC101298934 gene encoding RNA-binding protein Nova-2-like, which yields MESTESSYVSSPEAPRRRSSPPPPKSPASDTTEKPTYVRFLVSNAAAGSVIGKGGATITDFQSQSGARIQLSRNHEFFPGTTDRIIMISGTINEILKAVELVLAKLLNELYSEESEDVEPRTKLRLIVPNSSCGGIIGKQGSTIKSFIEESQAGIKISPQDNNYFGVNDRLVTLTGTLDEQMRAADLILSKLSEDSHYTQSMNAPFSYPGVFFSGFHGIPYTYVLPSVSTAAYNAVSYGPPPPNGPPNGAAGKFQNNKEDRNNNNSVTIGVADSHIGLVVGRGGRTIMEISQGSGARIKISDRGDFMSGTTDRKVTITGSQRSIQVAETMIMQKVNYASERALD from the exons ATGGAGTCTACCGAGTCCTCATACGTTTCGTCACCGGAAGCACCGCGGAGGCGCTCTTCGCCGCCGCCGCCGAAATCACCGGCTTCAG ACACTACGGAGAAGCCCACATATGTTAGGTTTCTTGTATCAAATGCTGCAGCTGGTTCTGTCATTGGAAAGGGTGGTGCAACCATCACTGATTTTCAATCGCAATCTGGAGCACGAATTCAGCTGTCACGCAATCATGAATTTTTTCCAGGAACAACTGATAGAATTATCATGATTTCTGGAACAATAAATGAAATTCTCAAAGCTGTGGAACTTGTTCTCGCTAAGTTGCTCAATGAG CTATATTCTGAAGAAAGTGAAGATGTTGAACCGAGAACAAAGCTGAGACTTATTGTTCCAAATAGTTCTTGTGGTGGGATAATTGGGAAGCAAGGATCTACAATAAA GTCATTTATTGAAGAGTCACAGGCTGGGATTAAAATATCCCCTCAGGACAATAATTATTTTGGGGTGAATGACCGCCTAGTTACACTAACAGGAACTTTGGATGAACAGATGCGGGCAGCTGATTTAATTCTATCTAAGCTATCTGAGGACTCTCACTACACTCAATCGATGAATGCCCCATTTTCATATCCAG GTGTTTTCTTCTCGGGTTTTCATGGTATTCCATATACATATGTGCTTCCTTCTGTGTCAACAGCAGCCTACAATGCAGTCAGCTATGGACCACCTCCACCAAATGGACCACCGAATGGGGCTGCGGGAAAGTTTCAGAATAACAAG GAGGATCGAAACAACAACAACTCGGTCACAATAGGTGTGGCAGATAGTCATATTGGTCTGGTTGTTGGTCGTGGTGGAAGGACTATAATGGAAATTAGTCAG GGTAGTGGGGCCAGGATAAAGATATCTGATAGGGGTGATTTCATGTCTGGAACTACTGATAG GAAAGTGACAATTACAGGGTCACAGAGGTCGATCCAAGTGGCCGAGACGATGATAATGCAGAAAGTAAATTATGCTTCTGAGAGGGCGTTGGATTAG
- the LOC101299230 gene encoding acyl-CoA-binding domain-containing protein 4-like: protein MGTEEIKKIVDASNWQSHLAYDQWVALPVSGSRPPARYKHAAVVVHENLYIVGGSRNGRHLSDVQVFDFRNLLWSTIKLNASSNNFEDSGVQEVVPPTSSHNLVKWGNKLLVIGGNSKKLSDKIIVWFIDLETHLSGVMETSGKVPAARAGQSTTLVGSRLIMFGGEDRSRKLLNDVNVLDLETMTWDVMDTSQTPPAPRYDHTAAVHAERYLLIFGGCSHSSFFSDLHVLDLQAMEWSQPQVQGDLVAPRAGHAGITIGENWYIVGGGDNKNGCPETLALNMSKLVWSVSTTVKQRDPLASEGLTVCSVNLDGKKHLVAFGGYNGNYSNEVFVMRPKPNDSSQRKIFQSPAAAAAAASVTAAYALTKSEKLNFTTVQSNSHGAENHRYEQDFTIDIEALREEKGVLELSLSEVRKENARVTQEIDEVNNTHSELSKELQSVQGQLVAERSRCFKLEAQISELQKILESVQSIEDEVQALRGQKSAMERDMELASSVQRQGSGGVWRWIAGSDGNA from the exons ATGGGAACAGAAGAGATAAAGAAAATTGTGGATGCCAGCAATTGGCAATCTCATTTGGCATATGATCAGTGGGTAGCACTTCCTGTATCTGGTTCACGACCACCAGCTCGCTACAAG CATGCTGCTGTAGTAGTTCATGAGAACTTGTATATTGTTGGCGGGAGTCGTAATGGAAGGCATCTATCCGATGTTCAG GTCTTCGACTTTAGAAATTTGTTATGGTCAACTATAAAACTGAATGCAAGTTCCAATAATTTTGAAGATAGTGGTGTACAAGAAGTTGTTCCACCCACCTCTTCTCACAATCTG GTGAAGTGGGGAAACAAACTCCTTGTCATTGGTGGGAATTCGAAGAAATTGTCTGATAAAATAATAG TGTGGTTCATCGATTTGGAAACACACCTCTCTGGCGTCATGGAGACTTCAGGAAAAGTTCCG GCAGCTCGTGCGGGGCAGTCAACTACACTGGTTGGCTCTAGATTGATAATGTTCGGTGGAGAAGACAGGAGCAGAAAATTGTTGAATGATGTCAATGTTCTTGATTTAGAGACTATGACTTGGGATGTGATGGACACATC GCAGACCCCTCCAGCTCCAAGATATGATCACACAGCAGCAGTACATGCAGAACGTTACCTTTTAATTTTTGGTGGTTGTTCACATTCTAGTTTCTTCAGTGATCTTCATGTTCTGGACTTACAAGCT ATGGAGTGGTCCCAGCCACAAGTTCAGGGTGATCTTGTAGCTCCTAGGGCAGGTCATGCGGGTATAACTATTGGAGAAAACTGGTATATAGTTGGCGGTGGAGATAACAAAAATG GTTGCCCAGAAACACTGGCCTTAAATATGTCTAAGCTAGTGTGGTCAGTGTCAACAACTGTAAAGCAAAGGGATCCACTTGCTAGTGAG GGTCTAACTGTCTGTTCTGTGAATCTTGATGGAAAGAAGCATTTGGTTGCCTTTGGTGGCTATAATGGGAACTATAGCAATGAG GTTTTTGTTATGAGACCTAAACCAAATGACTCTTCACAACGGAAGATATTCCAGTCACCAGCAGCTGCTGCAGCAGCAGCTTCTGTTACTGCTGCCTATGCCTTGACTAAATCAGAAAAGTTGAATTTCACAACAGTACAGTCAAACTCCCATGGAGCTGAAAATCATCGCTATGAACAAGATTTCACAATTGACATAGAAGCCCTGAGAGAAGAGAAAGGTGTGCTGGAATTGTCTCTTTCCGAAGTCAGGAAAGAAAATGCTAGGGTCACCCAGGAGATAGATGAAGTCAACAATACTCACAGTGAGTTGTCCAAG GAACTGCAGTCCGTCCAAGGGCAACTTGTAGCTGAGAGATCAAGATGTTTTAAATTGGAG GCTCAAATCAGTGAACTACAGAAGATACTAGAATCAGTGCAGTCAATTGAGGATGAGGTACAGGCACTTCGTGGACAAAAATCTGCAATGGAACGGGACATGGAGCTTGCTTCATCTGTTCAGAGACAGGGTTCTGGTGGTGTTTGGCGATGGATTGCGGGTAGTGATGGCAACGCATAA
- the LOC101300863 gene encoding uncharacterized protein LOC101300863 translates to MAYPPLGVGFRFRPTDRELVAYYLHNRAVMGDQFQSSFVFNCPDIYGQTEPWIIWDLFGGNLIEEGEALYFFTQRKKLNPKAKRFHRKVGSGTWSAQSKDDVVSADHHVIGTKREFRYEKGSDPLQNGVWLMQEYELTSLNDMVLCTLRKSSRPPAETASSSTAAPPLNQSVDENFGNKMKRKMNFCEEEEEEDSCKRKKLEPPKPSYLYEQHFDVDKLFDFDHQPKTPDHMVSVAQPFVQVEKSNDDLIMPSLISDDESLEAVQVMASVGQSICAATINSLMDSPISFEHFDAEVDEFLGLTADDYNNNNNEDGISQFSSSDLSCLD, encoded by the coding sequence ATGGCTTACCCTCCTCTGGGTGTGGGTTTCCGATTTCGCCCAACTGACCGGGAATTGGTGGCTTACTATCTCCACAACCGGGCTGTTATGGGTGATCAATTTCAGTCCAGTTTCGTCTTCAATTGTCCAGATATCTACGGGCAAACTGAGCCCTGGATCATTTGGGACTTGTTCGGTGGAAACTTGATAGAAGAGGGAGAAGCTCTGTATTTCTTCACTCAGCGCAAGAAGTTGAATCCCAAAGCCAAAAGGTTTCATAGGAAAGTGGGTTCCGGAACTTGGAGTGCGCAGTCTAAAGATGATGTTGTTTCTGCTGATCATCATGTTATTGGTACTAAAAGAGAATTTCGATATGAGAAGGGATCTGATCCACTTCAAAATGGGGTTTGGTTGATGCAGGAGTACGAGCTCACATCCCTCAATGATATGGTGCTCTGCACCCTCAGGAAAAGCTCCAGACCCCCAGCAGAAACAGCTTCTTCATCTACTGCTGCTCCTCCTCTGAATCAGAGTGTTGATGAGAATTTTGGCAACAAAATGAAAAGGAAGATGAATTTCTGTGAGGAGGAGGAGGAGGAGGACTCTTGCAAAAGAAAAAAGTTGGAACCTCCTAAACCCTCTTACTTGTATGAGCAACACTTTGATGTTGATAAGCTCTTTGATTTTGATCATCAACCCAAGACTCCAGACCACATGGTTTCTGTTGCTCAACCTTTTGTTCAAGTTGAAAAGAGCAATGATGATCTCATCATGCCTTCATTAATTAGTGATGATGAAAGCCTTGAGGCTGTTCAGGTCATGGCCTCAGTTGGTCAATCAATATGTGCTGCTACTATTAATTCTCTAATGGATAGTCCAATTTCATTTGAGCATTTTGATGCTGAAGTTGATGAATTCCTTGGCTTGACTGCTGATGATTATAATAATAATAATAATGAGGATGGTATTTCTCAGTTCTCAAGTTCTGATTTAAGTTGTTTGGACTGA
- the LOC101301149 gene encoding 4-coumarate--CoA ligase-like 5-like: MSMEELSGEHTGGFDPQTGVYHSIFNLGDRHKIPTTPNLDTATFVLSQFPHPHLAESRVALIDSATNQRVTYAQLHRSIQSLASGLHQALGVQKGDVVFVLSPNSLLYPTICLAVFSVGAILTTANPLNTESEIGKQVRDSGAKLAIASPEEVHKLVPTGVPTIVTSRPSNGTDNSLSIEELIESCDPIPTELALARPTQSDTAAILYSSGTTGTSKGVVLTHANFIAIMTLLKWSVDETSAQDDVFLCFIPMFHIYGLAFFALGMFCSGSTTVLMQRFEFKAMLDAIQTHKVSNIPAVPPVILALVKYAKQARCDLSSLRRISSGAAPLSKEVVDEFRQKFPWVELRPGYGLTESCGATTFFISDEQAKKHTGSCGHLVPKFAAKVVDIETGQALGPYKEGELWLKSPTIMKEYLGNVEATIATIDEEGWLKTGDLCYFDEDGLLYIVDRIKELIKHNGYQVAPAELEAILLSHPQILDAAVIPVEDEEAGQIPMAYVVRATSTELITEDQVIQFVAGQVAPYKKVRKVGFISAIPRSAASKILRKELVSLQNKQQIVSRL, encoded by the exons ATGTCCATGGAAGAATTATCCGGCGAGCACACCGGTGGTTTTGATCCCCAAACCGGAGTATACCATTCCATTTTTAACCTTGGTGACCGTCACAAAATCCCAACAACGCCTAACCTTGACACCGCCACATTTGTGTTGTCACAGTTCCCACACCCTCACCTGGCCGAGTCACGAGTTGCCCTCATTGACTCGGCCACAAACCAACGAGTCACTTATGCACAACTTCATCGATCGATTCAGTCTCTAGCTTCAGGCTTGCACCAAGCACTTGGAGTTCAGAAAGGTGATGTGGTGTTTGTGTTGTCACCAAACTCACTCTTATACCCAACAATATGTTTGGCAGTTTTTTCAGTTGGTGCAATACTAACTACTGCCAACCCCCTCAACACCGAGTCAGAAATCGGCAAACAAGTCCGTGACTCGGGTGCCAAACTCGCTATTGCATCACCTGAGGAGGTTCACAAGTTGGTCCCAACTGGTGTGCCTACAATTGTAACATCAAGGCCATCAAATGGTACTGATAACTCACTCTCCATTGAAGAGTTGATTGAATCCTGTGATCCTATTCCAACCGAGTTGGCACTAGCACGTCCAACTCAGTCGGACACTGCAGCCATATTGTACTCTTCAGGTACAACTGGGACGAGCAAAGGCGTAGTTTTAACACATGCAAACTTCATAGCCATTATGACACTGCTCAAATGGTCTGTGGATGAAACATCAGCTCAAGATGATGTGTTCTTATGCTTCATTCCTATGTTCCACATCTACGGACTCGCTTTCTTTGCTCTTGGAATGTTTTGCTCAGGATCCACCACTGTCCTGATGCAAAGGTTTGAGTTCAAGGCCATGTTGGATGCTATACAAACTCATAAAGTGAGTAACATACCTGCTGTGCCCCCTGTTATTCTTGCACTAGTGAAGTATGCAAAACAAGCCAGGTGTGACTTGTCATCATTGAGGAGGATTAGTTCAGGAGCTGCACCATTGAGCAAAGAAGTGGTTGATGAGTTCAGACAGAAGTTTCCTTGGGTTGAGCTGAGGCCAGGTTATGGCCTAACTGAAAGTTGCGGTGCAACGACTTTCTTTATTTCAGATGAACAAGCTAAGAAACACACCGGCTCATGTGGGCATCTGGTTCCAAAATTTGCAGCTAAGGTTGTGGATATTGAAACTGGACAAGCTTTGGGACCTTATAAGGAAGGAGAGCTATGGCTGAAAAGTCCAACTATCATGAAAGAGTATTTGGGGAATGTGGAAGCAACAATTGCTACTATTGATGAAGAAGGGTGGTTGAAAACTGGTGATCTTTGTTATTTTGATGAGGATGGACTGCTTTACATTGTTGATCGTATCAAGGAGCTTATCAAGCATAATGGTTATCAG GTTGCTCCTGCTGAATTGGAAGCAATACTCTTGAGTCATCCTCAAATTCTTGATGCCGCTGTCATACC GGTTGAAGATGAAGAAGCAGGACAAATACCGATGGCATATGTGGTGAGGGCAACTAGTACTGAACTGATCACTGAAGACCAAGTCATTCAATTTGTTGCCGGCCAG GTAGCTCCTTACAAAAAAGTCAGAAAAGTTGGGTTTATATCTGCCATTCCAAGATCAGCTGCAAGCAAAATTTTGAGGAAGGAACTTGTTAGCTTACAAAACAAACAACAAATCGTCTCCAGACTGTAA
- the LOC101301439 gene encoding probable LRR receptor-like serine/threonine-protein kinase At3g47570-like encodes MGILVVQFVLIYSFCNAMFIFCSSSSMQLDHPLTTRLEGNESDRLALLAIKAQIQHDPNQVTSSWNESLHFCLWHGVTCSRKHDQRVAKLELMSLTLVGSISPHIGNLSFLRVLNLKNNSFNHQIPPQIGQLRRLQVLLLHNNSLSGTIPSNISNCIQLVTLFLSRNNLVGRIPPKLSSLSKLKSFVLQNNNLTGEIPPSLGNLSSLEAIGLGYNNLEGSIPSVLCRWKKLTIFSLAINRLSGIIPPCIYNISGIVQFEVLSNQIQGTLPSNLGTTAFPNLQIFSVDENQFTGAIPWSISNATNLVWFQCSSNKLTGQVPNLQNLHNLVVFNVQDNNLGTGKHGDLSFVSELINATSLTWLGFSHNNFGGTLPTSISNLSTNLQMIFLQGNRLEGSIPTGLGNLVNLLGLLMGENNFTGSIPRDIGKVSRLQEIYLGNNKLYGSIPSSLGNLTELTILHLQGNNLNGSIPSSLGECHQLLELDLSHNNLDGKVPQQLLIGLHSLSISLNLSKNHFTGSLPFDIGKLKNLAALDVSYNMLSGQLPSSLGSCESLEVLYIQCNFLEGLIPSSLSFNQFWGAVPTEGIFRNASATSVLGNTKLCGGIASLGLPVCNFKESKGGELSHRMKLVIFLTSGFTLLGLGVVLALIFLRKRRKETEVSTFENSGLPVSYATLLKATGGFSSVNLIGVGAFGSVYKGILSDDKVVVAVKVLNMLHRGASKSFMAECEVLRNIRHRNLVKILTACSSIDFSGNSFMALVYEFMENGSLEDWLHPSTGNEELLEAPKSLSLVQRLDIAINIACALDYLHNHCETPIVHCDLKPSNVLLDKDLTGHVSDFGLARFLQESTNVSRNQSRSIGIRGSVGYVAPEYGMGSEVSTYGDVYSFGILLLEMFTGKRPTDRMFGDGLNLHYYVKTALPKRVTDIADSLILQGGNINVEESHNMSSLILIFGIGLACSVESPTTRKAISDVAYELHSIRENLLN; translated from the exons ATGGGAATTTTGGTTGTGCAATTTGTTCTGATATACTCTTTCTGTAATGCAATGTTCATTTTCTGTTCTAGCTCCTCCATGCAACTAGACCATCCCTTAACCACGAGACTGGAAGGAAATGAGTCGGATAGGCTGGCACTACTAGCAATCAAAGCTCAAATACAACACGATCCGAACCAGGTCACAAGCTCATGGAATGAATCCCTTCATTTTTGCCTATGGCACGGCGTCACATGCAGTCGAAAACATGACCAAAGAGTGGCAAAGCTGGAGCTCATGTCTCTAACGTTGGTGGGATCCATATCTCCACATATAGGAAACCTAAGCTTCTTGAGAGTGCTAAATCTCAAGAACAACAGCTTCAATCATCAAATTCCACCTCAAATTGGGCAGTTGCGTAGATTGCAGGTATTGCTTCTACACAATAACTCGCTTTCTGGCACCATTCCTTCCAATATATCCAACTGCATCCAACTCGTCACTCTCTTCCTCAGTAGAAATAATCTAGTGGGTAGAATTCCTCCAAAACTGAGTTCCTTGTCAAAGCTTAAGAGTTTTGTTTTGCAAAACAACAATTTAACAGGAGAGATCCCTCCTTCTTTGGGGAACCTTTCGTCTCTCGAGGCGATTGGTTTAGGGTATAACAACTTAGAAGGAAGCATCCCAAGTGTTCTATGCCGGTGGAAAAAATTAACAATTTTCTCTCTAGCCATAAATAGGTTGTCTGGTATCATCCCTCCCTGCATTTATAATATCTCTGGTATAGTTCAATTCGAGGTTTTATCAAACCAAATTCAAGGAACTCTTCCTTCAAACTTGGGCACTACAGCTTTTCCCAACCTCCAGATCTTTTCTGTTGATGAGAATCAATTTACCGGAGCCATCCCTTGGTCAATATCGAATGCAACAAATCTTGTGTGGTTCCAATGTTCATCAAACAAACTCACTGGACAGGTACCAAATTTACAAAACCTTCATAACCTTGTGGTATTCAATGTCCAAGATAATAATCTTGGAACCGGTAAACATGGAGACTTGAGTTTTGTCTCAGAATTGATCAATGCCACAAGTCTAACTTGGTTGGGGTTCAGCCATAACAACTTTGGAGGGACGTTGCCCACATCAATATCTAATCTCTCAACCAATCTCCAAATGATTTTTCTTCAAGGAAACCGCCTAGAGGGAAGCATTCCAACTGGTTTAGGAAATCTTGTGAACTTGCTAGGACTACTTATGGGTGAAAACAACTTCACAGGTAGCATCCCCAGAGATATTGGGAAAGTTTCGAGGCTCCAGGAAATTTATCTTGGGAACAACAAATTATACGGGAGCATTCCATCTTCTCTTGGAAATTTAACAGAGTTAACCATTCTTCACTTGCAAGGAAATAATCTCAATGGCAGCATTCCTTCAAGCCTAGGAGAATGTCACCAGTTGCTAGAGTTGGATCTTTCTCATAATAACTTGGATGGCAAAGTACCTCAACAATTACTTATCGGTCTCCACTCTTTGTCGATTTCCTTAAACTTGTCAAAAAACCACTTTACTGGTTCCCTCCCCTTTGATATTGGAAAGTTGAAGAATCTAGCTGCACTAGACGTTTCTTACAACATGTTATCAGGACAACTTCCCAGTAGCCTTGGAAGTTGTGAGAGTTTAGAAGTCCTATACATACAATGTAACTTCTTGGAAGGGCTCATTCCTTCATCT CTATCCTTCAATCAGTTTTGGGGAGCAGTACCAACAGAGGGTATCTTCAGGAATGCAAGTGCAACTTCAGTTCTTGGAAACACAAAACTCTGCGGCGGCATTGCTAGTCTTGGACTTCCAGTGTGCAACTTCAAAGAGTCTAAAGGAGGAGAATTGTCTCATAGAATGAAACTAGTGATCTTTTTGACTTCCGGGTTCACTCTGCTGGGATTGGGTGTGGTGCTTGCTCTCATCTTTCTTCGTAAGAGAAGGAAAGAAACTGAAGTAAGCACTTTTGAGAACTCCGGTTTGCCGGTTTCATATGCTACTCTTCTAAAAGCTACAGGCGGGTTCTCTTCAGTTAATTTGATTGGTGTAGGTGCTTTTGGGTCTGTTTACAAAGGAATTCTTTCTGATGATAAAGTTGTTGTTGCTGTCAAGGTGCTTAACATGTTACACCGGGGAGCATCTAAGAGCTTCATGGCCGAATGTGAGGTGTTGAGAAATATCAGGCATCGGAATCTAGTCAAGATCTTAACTGCATGTTCAAGTATAGATTTCAGCGGTAATAGTTTCATGGCTCTTGTTTACGAGTTCATGGAGAATGGTAGCTTGGAGGATTGGTTGCATCCATCCACTGGAAATGAAGAACTGTTAGAAGCACCCAAAAGTTTAAGTCTTGTTCAGAGGCTTGACATTGCCATTAATATTGCTTGTGCATTGGATTATCTTCACAATCATTGTGAAACACCGATAGTTCATTGTGATCTGAAGCCAAGTAATGTTCTTTTGGACAAAGATTTGACTGGACATGTTTCTGACTTTGGGCTGGCAAGGTTTCTCCAGGAATCGACCAATGTCTCTAGAAATCAATCACGCTCCATCGGAATCAGAGGATCAGTTGGTTATGTCGCTCCAG AGTATGGTATGGGAAGTGAAGTTTCAACATATGGGGATGTCTACAGCTTTGGCATTCTCTTGTTAGAAATGTTCACCGGGAAGAGACCCACTGATCGCATGTTCGGTGATGGCTTGAATCTTCATTACTATGTGAAGACAGCTCTCCCTAAACGTGTTACAGACATTGCAGATTCACTAATTCTTCAAGGAGGCAACATCAATGTTGAAGAATCTCACAACATGTCGAGCTTGATTTTGATATTTGGAATTGGACTCGCCTGTTCGGTTGAATCCCCAACAACCAGAAAGGCTATCAGTGATGTTGCATATGAATTGCACTCAATTAGGGAAAATCTTCTCAACTAG
- the LOC101300387 gene encoding DNA-directed RNA polymerases I and III subunit RPAC2-like, translating to MELGSLSDPSQSTFSLVDEDHTFANAVRYTLNQDPRTKFCGYSIPHPSDNRVNIRIQTTGDPAKDVFKDACQDLMVMCQHVSNTFDKAVVDFKMSNSVEGMDIESDS from the exons ATGGAACTTGGGTCCCTTTCTGATCCCTCCCAATCGACATTCTCTTTGGTTGATGAGGATCATACATTCGCAAATGCTGTCAGATATACTCTGAATCAGGA TCCGAGGACGAAATTCTGTGGGTACAGCATTCCTCATCCATCCGATAACCGAGTTAATATTAGAATTCAAACTACAG GTGATCCAGCAAAAGATGTATTTAAAGATGCATGCCAGGATCTCATGGTGATGTGCCAGCATGTGAGCAACACTTTTGACAAGGCTGTGGTTGATTTCAAAATGAGCAACTCTGTGGAGGGCATGGACATTGAGTCAGATAGTTGA